In Papaver somniferum cultivar HN1 chromosome 1, ASM357369v1, whole genome shotgun sequence, a genomic segment contains:
- the LOC113349351 gene encoding serpin-ZX-like: protein MEEEKLKVSAPSFKNHGSPRRKSVKEPKPPKESIKTGNSGMKLVRDIWLNESKNKNFVFSPFSIDIALGLLAVGASAETLKEILGFLNCESLDHLHSLNSKLIDSFSKAGAQLSFVGGVWVDKSSPLKPSFKEVTNIVYKEKAETVDFINRIDYTNYIIILFSTSETASAMRLPYACYLNLRLRVANSSVK from the exons ATGGAAGAGGAAAAGTTAAAAGTCAGCGCACCATCTTTCAAAAATCATGGATCACCAAGAAGAAAAAGCGTAAAAGAACCTAAGCCACCAAAAGAGAGTATAAAAACTGGCAATTCAGGTATGAAGCTCGTTAGAGACATCTGGTTGAACGAGTCGAAGAACAAGAATTTTGTATTCTCTCCGTTCTCAATAGACATTGCTTTGGGTTTACTAGCTGTTGGAGCAAGTGCTGAAACTTTAAAAGAGATATTAGGCTTTCTCAACTGTGAAAGCCTCGACCATCTACACTCGCTGAATTCTAAACTCATCGACTCTTTTAGCAAAGCAGGAGCTCAACTGTCTTTCGTTGGCGGTGTTTGGGTCGACAAATCTTCTCCTCTTAAACCTTCGTTCAAAGAAGTTACAAACATAGTTTATAAAGAAAAAGCCGAGACTGTGGATTTCATAAATAGG ATAGACTATACAAATTATATAATTATATTATTTAGCACTAGTGAAACCGCAAGCGCGATGCGCCTGCCGTATGCCTGCTACTTGAACCTAAGATTGCGCGTTGCTAACAGTTCTGTTAAATAG
- the LOC113296965 gene encoding cyclin-D2-1-like: MAPNLLCAEESIICFNDDVVDDININNDYELGEALSEQLEHQTHNQNLNFLHGDGFSVEYQSEADLVLMFQREPFHLPRDDYFKRLQNGEVDLKIRSDTIDWIGKVHGYHNFGPLSAYLSVNYLDRFLSAYELPRDKSWMMQLLAVACLSIAAKMEETELILSLDLQVCEPEFIFEAKTIQRMELLVLSTLNWRMQSVTPFTFIDYFLTKINGGQPSRFLISQSFALILSTLRGINFFEFKPSELAAAVAIYVSLGGIEAMQLERSAFGFIQHINKEKLLKCLGMIQGVSLVNESFKIEGISGSSVPQSPNGVLDITSLSYKSDDSIEGSSANFIQTSQDSSKRRRLK; encoded by the exons ATGGCCCCCAATCTTCTTTGTGCAGAAGAGAGCATTATCTGCTttaatgatgatgttgttgatgatatTAACATAAACAATGATTATGAGCTTGGGGAAGCTCTTTCTGAACAACTAGAACATCAAACCCATAATCAAAATCTTAACTTTTTACATGGGGATGGGTTTTCCGTTGAGTATCAGAGTGAAGCGGATTTAGTTTTGATGTTTCAGAGAGAACCTTTTCATCTGCCAAGAGATGATTACTTTAAGAGATTGCAGAATGGAGAGGTGGATTTAAAGATCAGAAGTGATACTATTGATTGGATTGGGAAG GTTCATGGGTATCACAATTTTGGACCTTTGAGTGCGTATTTATCGGTAAATTACTTGGATAGGTTCCTTTCGGCGTATGAGCTTCCT AGGGATAAGTCATGGATGATGCAGTTGTTAGCTGTGGCTTGTTTGTCCATAGCAGCTAAAATGGAGGAGACGGAATTGATATTATCTTTAGATTTGCAG GTTTGCGAACCCGAATTCATTTTTGAAGCTAAAACTATTCAAAGAATGGAACTTCTAGTGCTAAGTACATTGAATTGGAGAATGCAATCAGTGACCCCTTTCACATTCATAGACTACTTCCTCACAAAGATTAATGGTGGTCAACCTTCAAGATTTTTAATCTCTCAATCATTTGCACTTATTTTAAGCACACTTAGAG GGATCAACTTCTTCGAATTCAAGCCTTCTGAATTAGCTGCAGCAGTGGCGATATATGTATCATTGGGCGGGATTGAGGCAATGCAGCTTGAGAGGTCTGCATTTGGTTTCATCCAACATATAAATAAG GAGAAATTGTTGAAGTGCCTTGGTATGATCCAAGGGGTGTCACTCGTAAATGAGTCTTTTAAGATTGAAGGTATCTCAGGCTCATCTGTACCCCAAAGTCCTAATGGGGTATTAGATATTACATCCTTGAGCTATAAAAGTGATGATTCGATCGAAGGTTCAAGTGCAAATTTCATTCAAACCAGTCAAGATTCTTCAAAGAGGAGGAGACTGAAATGA